Proteins from a single region of Sulfolobales archaeon:
- a CDS encoding VapB-type antitoxin → MRRYKHINWSEVVRRAILEKIAEEERRDKRLKAAEVMDKIREDILKTYGPTDYDSSEAIRYWRDARKQLSMPA, encoded by the coding sequence ATGAGAAGATACAAGCATATAAACTGGAGCGAGGTTGTTAGGAGAGCTATCCTAGAGAAAATAGCGGAGGAAGAGAGAAGAGATAAGAGGCTGAAGGCTGCTGAGGTGATGGATAAGATTAGAGAGGATATTCTGAAGACCTACGGACCTACAGACTATGACTCCTCAGAGGCGATAAGATACTGGCGAGACGCGAGGAAGCAGTTGTCGATGCCAGCGTAG
- a CDS encoding UDP-glucose/GDP-mannose dehydrogenase family protein, whose product MRISIFGLGYVGVIHAIGLAYLGHRVIGYDIDRERVDAIRRGVLPIYEPGLERLWREARGSIEVSEDPIDAVRRTEISMISVGTPSAPDGSADLRYVREAVETIAMGIRGKGSKHLVVIKSTVPPGTTASMKRLLEDLGLRYGFEFDIAMNPEFLREGSAVEDFLRPDRVVIGVWSPWARDMLLELYSGIDAPKIVTDPTTAEFVKYVSNVFLALKVSFSNEVGDLCKAMGVDSYEVFRIVGMDRRIGQSFFRSGLGFGGSCLPKDLRAWIRFAESLGHRARIAEAAYEVNRERPFKAVSLLKKHLGSLRGRRIGVLGLSFKPGTDDIRESRGIEVARLLLEEGAEVYVNDPAAMEKARKILGDSVKYIENPQELLKNVEAVIIATEWPIYEKLDYRETIVIDGRRIEKAREAKIYEGLTW is encoded by the coding sequence ATGAGGATCTCGATATTCGGGCTGGGATACGTGGGGGTAATACATGCTATAGGACTTGCATATCTGGGGCACAGGGTTATAGGATATGATATCGATAGGGAGAGGGTTGATGCTATTAGAAGAGGGGTTCTACCCATATATGAGCCTGGCTTGGAGAGGCTTTGGAGGGAGGCTAGGGGATCCATCGAGGTCTCCGAGGATCCTATAGATGCTGTTAGGAGAACAGAGATCTCGATGATCTCCGTGGGGACTCCGAGCGCCCCAGACGGCTCTGCAGATCTTAGATATGTTAGGGAGGCTGTAGAGACAATAGCTATGGGTATAAGGGGTAAGGGATCTAAACACCTAGTTGTGATCAAGAGCACCGTGCCTCCCGGAACAACGGCATCTATGAAGAGACTCCTCGAGGATCTGGGGCTCAGATATGGCTTCGAATTCGACATAGCCATGAACCCTGAGTTCCTCAGAGAGGGCTCAGCTGTTGAGGATTTCCTAAGGCCTGACAGGGTTGTGATAGGCGTGTGGAGCCCCTGGGCAAGGGATATGCTTCTAGAGCTCTACAGCGGCATCGATGCTCCAAAAATAGTTACAGATCCCACGACAGCTGAGTTCGTTAAATATGTCTCAAACGTCTTCCTAGCCCTCAAGGTGAGCTTCTCAAACGAGGTGGGAGATCTCTGCAAGGCGATGGGGGTTGACAGCTATGAGGTGTTCAGGATAGTGGGTATGGATAGGAGGATTGGGCAGAGCTTCTTCAGATCAGGCCTCGGCTTCGGAGGATCATGTCTGCCCAAGGATCTAAGGGCATGGATAAGATTCGCAGAATCCCTAGGACATAGAGCAAGAATAGCCGAGGCAGCATATGAGGTCAATAGGGAGAGGCCTTTCAAAGCAGTATCACTCCTGAAGAAGCATCTGGGGAGCCTGAGGGGTAGGAGGATAGGTGTACTGGGACTCTCATTCAAACCAGGAACAGACGATATTAGGGAGTCTAGGGGCATAGAGGTGGCAAGGCTCCTACTAGAGGAAGGGGCAGAGGTATATGTTAACGACCCAGCTGCTATGGAGAAAGCTAGAAAGATCCTAGGGGACTCGGTTAAATATATAGAGAACCCCCAAGAACTATTAAAAAACGTTGAAGCCGTTATCATAGCAACCGAGTGGCCAATATATGAGAAGCTCGACTATAGAGAAACCATTGTGATAGATGGTAGGAGGATAGAAAAGGCAAGAGAGGCAAAGATCTATGAAGGGCTTACATGGTAA
- a CDS encoding glucose-1-phosphate thymidylyltransferase: protein DFLRYLKRVSPGVGGEIQLTDAIQLAIEDGRDVRALIYDGEYIDIGTPETYLRAMEHVVRSLRG, encoded by the coding sequence TGATTTTCTGAGATACCTCAAAAGGGTCTCTCCAGGCGTTGGTGGCGAGATCCAGCTTACAGACGCTATCCAGCTAGCCATAGAGGATGGGAGGGATGTGAGGGCCCTAATATATGATGGCGAGTACATAGATATAGGCACTCCGGAGACATATCTAAGGGCTATGGAGCATGTTGTCAGGAGCCTCAGAGGCTGA
- a CDS encoding type II toxin-antitoxin system VapC family toxin, with the protein MKTIIEAVKSVIDLDIVYECDIEVWRIAIELSFKIDISVYDAVYAALSVSRKAPLVTSDRELHNKLKGHMSIILLEEL; encoded by the coding sequence TTGAAAACAATAATAGAAGCCGTGAAAAGCGTTATAGATTTAGATATAGTATATGAATGCGACATAGAGGTGTGGCGTATAGCAATAGAGCTGTCGTTTAAAATAGATATCAGCGTCTACGACGCGGTATACGCGGCACTATCGGTTAGCAGGAAGGCTCCATTGGTGACAAGCGATAGAGAATTGCATAATAAACTAAAAGGACATATGAGCATAATCCTGCTAGAGGAGCTTTAA
- a CDS encoding NAD-dependent epimerase/dehydratase family protein, whose translation MLSGASEAEEETRKLIGRWRLGGSRVLVTGCAGFLGSWLVEALVEGGAEVTCVDNLSTGSKENLAGVLNKIRLVVGDVAEAPGGSYDIVVHGASLPSPEHYMSKPVEAMLPDSVGLLHILRIARDSGARVVFMSSSEVYGDPEIIPTPESYWGRVNPVGPRSPYDEAKRFGEALCMAFHREYGVDVRIARIFNTYGPRLDPYSPYARVVTRFLIQAIRGEPITVHGDGSQTRSFTYVSDTVRALLTLVTCDKCSGVYNVGSEEEISIMDLARLVKEITGSSSPIVHLNPRPDDPRRRRPDISRIRALGWEPRVGIREGLRLTYIWLRGRVG comes from the coding sequence ATGTTGTCAGGAGCCTCAGAGGCTGAGGAGGAGACTAGAAAGCTGATAGGGAGATGGAGGCTAGGAGGATCTAGAGTGCTTGTCACAGGATGCGCAGGCTTCCTGGGAAGCTGGCTTGTAGAGGCCCTGGTGGAGGGGGGAGCCGAGGTCACTTGTGTTGATAACCTATCAACGGGTTCTAAGGAGAATCTTGCAGGTGTGTTAAATAAAATCCGCCTCGTAGTAGGCGACGTGGCAGAGGCCCCAGGCGGCAGCTACGACATAGTGGTGCACGGGGCCTCGCTACCGTCTCCGGAGCACTATATGTCCAAACCCGTCGAAGCCATGCTACCAGACAGCGTTGGGCTTCTCCACATCCTGAGGATAGCCAGGGACTCGGGGGCCAGGGTGGTCTTCATGTCATCCTCAGAGGTATATGGAGATCCAGAGATTATACCGACGCCAGAGAGCTACTGGGGGAGGGTTAACCCGGTGGGCCCTAGAAGCCCCTATGACGAGGCGAAGAGATTTGGGGAAGCCCTGTGCATGGCGTTCCACAGGGAGTACGGGGTTGATGTGAGGATAGCCAGGATATTCAATACATACGGCCCCAGGCTAGACCCCTACTCCCCATATGCTAGGGTCGTCACCAGATTCCTTATCCAGGCTATTAGGGGAGAGCCCATAACAGTCCACGGGGATGGGTCTCAGACTAGGAGTTTTACATATGTTAGCGACACTGTAAGAGCACTGCTAACCCTGGTCACATGCGATAAATGCTCGGGCGTCTATAACGTTGGCTCTGAGGAAGAGATCTCTATAATGGATCTAGCAAGGCTTGTTAAAGAGATCACGGGATCATCATCTCCGATAGTACATCTAAACCCGAGGCCCGATGATCCCAGGAGGAGGAGGCCCGACATATCTAGGATCAGAGCCCTTGGGTGGGAGCCAAGGGTAGGCATTAGGGAGGGTCTGAGGCTCACCTATATATGGCTGAGGGGGAGAGTTGGATGA